The window CATCTTCTTGGAAGTAACGGTCCTTACTTCCCATCTTCATAGCACCAATTGATCCCATGCCACGATAAGCCTTGTAACTTCTTCCTTTATAGATTATCTTCTCTCCTGGAGCTTCTTCTGTACCAGCTAAAACACTACCTAGCATAACTACACTAGCACCAGCCACTAATGCCTTAACTACATCACCAGAGTACTTGATTCCACCATCAGCAATAACTGGAACTCCATACTTTTTAGCTTCTTTAGCACAGTCATACACAGCAGTAATCTGGGGTACTCCTACACCTGCTACTACTCTTGTTGTACAGATAGATCCTGGTCCTATTCCAACTTTAACAGCATCTGCACCTGCCTCAATTAAAGCCTTAGTAGCCTCAGCAGTAGCAACATTTCCTGCTACAATATTTAATTCTGGATATCTATCCTTAACTTCTTTAACCATATCAATTACCTTTTGAGAATGTCCATGAGCAGTATCAATAATTACAACATCCACTTCTGCCTCTACTAAAGCTGCAATCCTCTCTTTAGTTCCTTCCCCGATTCCTACAGCAGCTCCACATAATAAACGACCTTGTTTATCTTTAGCTGCATTAGGATATTCCTCTGCTTTTTCAATATCCTTAATAGTAATTAACCCTTTTAAAATATTATTTTCATCCACTAATGGTAACTTCTCAATCTTATGCTTCTGTAAAATCCCCTTAGCAGCCTCTAAATCCGTTCCTACTGGAGCAGTTACTAAATGTTCACTAGTCATTACATTACCGATTTCTTGATTATAATCTTCTTCAAATAATAAATCTCTGTTAGTTAAAATACCTACTAATTTCTTTTCATTATCTACAATTGGAACTCCTGAAATGTGATATTTCGACATCAATTCCTCTGCCTCATAAACCTTATTATCAGGGCTTAAGTAGAAAGGATTGACGATAACACCATTCTCAGAACGCTTAACCTTGTCTACTTCCTCTGCCTGTGCTTCAACAGACATATTCTTGTGTATAATCCCAAGTCCACCTTGACGAGCCATAGCTATAGCCATATTAGCCTCTGTTACCGTATCCATAGCTGCACTTAAAATAGGAATATTAAGCTTAATATTTTTAGTTAAATTTATACTAGTATCTACTTCTTTAGGCAATACTTTAGAATGAGCTGGTATCAATAAAACATCATCAAAAGTTAACCCTTCTTTAACAAACTTGTCTTCCATATTTACTCCCCCTTTAATAGTTTATCTATAATAAATTGCTTTTAAAAGTCATTGATTTATATATAAAGCCCTAAGCATAATTTTGTATACTTAGGGCTCAAAAACATGCATAATATGCATATCTATGGTTCGTAGTCAGATGGTTACGGCCACCTGGTAGAAACTTTCGAGCCCATTCTCGATTTTATACGAAATTTTATTATTTATTTTTAATTTTTTTAAGTTTATCAATTTTATACTAAGATGTCAAGTGGAAGTAGAAAATAAAATTAGGTGTCTGATTAATCAGACACCTAATTTTATTATTGACTCTCACCACAACGCTCTAATATATAATTCCATCTCTTATCAGTATGCTCTTGAATCTCTTCAATTATATGCTCATTACCCTTTTTAAATAGATGCTTAAATCTTCCTTGTTGTCTTAACCATTCCTCTACAGGCTTTTTCTCTCTGGGCTTATAAAGTAACTTCCAATTACCATCTTCTATCTCAAACATTGGCCACACACAAGTATCTGCCGCTACCTTAGTCAATTCAATTCCTTTTTCTGCCCTACTTCTCCATCCACGTGGACAGGTAGCTAACACATTTAAAAATGCAGGACCTTTAGTTTCAAAGGCCTTTTGTGCTGCTTTCATCAATTTCTGGGGTTTAAAGGGAGAGATTTGAGCAACATAAGGGATATTATGGTCTGCCATAATATCAGTTAATTCTTTTCTGTATTGTTGTTTACCAGGTATGACCTTTCCTGCTGGAGAAGTTGTTGTATTCGCACCTCTGGGTGTAGCACTAGAACGTTGAATACCAGTATTCATATAGGCACCATTATCATAACATACATAGACCATATTATGACCACGTTCCATAGCACCTGATAATGATTGAAATCCTATATCATAGGTTCCACCATCTCCCCCAAAGGCAATAAAATCAAAGTCCTCCTCCATCTTTCCTTGTTTCTTTAAAGAACGATAAGCAGCTTCAACTCCACTAATAGTTGCTGCAGCATTTTCAAAAGCATTATGAATAAAAGAGTCCTTCCATGCACTATAAGGATAGATTGAACTAGAAACCTCTAAACAACCTGTCGCTGCCCCTACTACTGCTGGATTCTTACTTGACCTCATAATTAAATTAGTAACAGGTCCTGCCACACAACCAGAGCATAATCTATGTCCACCTGTGAACCTTTCACTTGTTTTAGCAGCTTCTTTTAATTTCATATATCACACCTCCTATTGCCTTACACCAAAGTGAGTAATTCGATTCTCTACTTGACCAGTCTCAATAATCTCTAGTAAATCATTATATATACTCTCAATCTCTTCAACCTTAATATCTCTACCACCTAAACCATAAATATAGTTAACAACCTCTACATTGGCTTTTATATCATATAAGACACTTCTAATATCAGCAAATACTGGACCTCCATTTGTAGAGAAGCTTTCTGCTCTATCTAATACAGCAACAGCTTTCATATCCTTAAGGACCTCTGCTATCTCTTCAGCAGGAAATGGTCTATATACTCTAATCTTTAATAAACCAGCTTTTACTCCTGCTTCTCTTAAATTATTTACAGCTGCTTTAGCTGTTCCTGCAGTAGAGTTTAAAGCTACAATTGCAACTTCAGCATCATCTAGTTTATATGCTTCAAAAAATCCATACTCTCTACCAGATAACCCTTTATATTCTTTAGCAACATCTAAAATAACCTGCTTGGCATTCCCCATTGCCACAGCTTGTTGCATCTTGTGTTCAAAATAGAAATCTTGTAAATCTAAAGGTCCTATAGCAATCGGATTATCCACATTTAGTAGGTAATTTTCTGGATGATATTCCCCTACAAATTCCTTCACATCTTCATCAGCTAATATTTCCAGACTCTCTACTGCATGGCTTGTGATAAAACCATCTAAGTTCACCATTGTAGGTAACATTACATCCTTGTGTTCTGATATTCTAATAGCTTGGATAGCATTATCATAGGCTTCTTGAGCATTCTCAGCATACAATTGAATCCACCCTGAATCGCGAGCACCCATAGCATCACTATGATCACAGTGAATATTGATTGGACCACTTAAAGCACGATTTACAACTGGCATTACAATTGGCAACCTTGTACCTGATGCTATGTATAATACCTCCCACATTAAAGCTAATCCATTAGCAGCAGTTGCTGTCATAGCACGAGAACCAGCAGCACTAGCACCTACAGTGGCACTCATAGCACTATGTTCACTCTCTACAGTAACATATTCAGTATCTACCTCTCCATCTGCTACAAATTGAGAGAAGGTCTGTACCATTGCAGTCTGTGGAGTAATTGGATAAGCAGCAACAACATCTGGATTTATCTGTCGCATAGCTTGTGCTAAAGCTTCATTACCAGTCAAAGCAACTTTACTAGACACTTTATCTCCCCCTTCCAATTATGATTATTCTTTTACCATTTCAATAGCATTTACAGGACATTCATTAGCACAGATTCCACAACCCTTACAGTGATCGTAATCTATCTGATCAGAGACAACACCATCCTCAGAAAGAATAGCAATATCAGGACAGAAAGCCCAGCATAAGTGACAATTAATACATCTCTCTTTATCTAAAACTGGTCTCTTAGTCCTCCATCCACCAGTGTTATAATCTTTTGCATTACCAGCATCAAGAATCAATCCACCAATAGGAATATCTTTATATCCATCACCTGCTTTAACCATTATTGTTTCACCTCCTGATAAGCCCGCTTCATTGAATTTATATTTCCTTCAACAACTTCAGGCTTATGAGCAAACTTCTTCTTAAATTCATTTTCAACTTCAACTACAAATTCATCAAAACCTAATAAGTCTGTAGCTTTAATCAAAGCACCTAGCATAGGCGTATTAGGGAAAGGTGCACCAATCTCTTCAGTAGAAATACCATAAGCATCTACTGTGTAAACTCCACCTTTAAATCCTAACTTCTCCTTTATTTTGTTAGCTTCAATTTCTGTATTAACAACAATAGTTCCATCTGCAGAAACCCCCTCAGTTACATCTACAACTTCCAATAAAGTTGGATCTAAAACCACTACAATACTAGGCTCAGTTACTTGGCAGTGGACAAAGATTGGTTCATCACTTATCCTATTATAAGCTAATACTGGAGCACCCATTCTCTCTGGACCATACTCAGGAAACGCCTGAATATTCTTTCCTGTTTTAGCAGCAACTTTCCCCAATAAAATAGATGCTGTTTTTGAACCTTGACCCCCTCGACCATGCCAACGAATTTCTATTAAATTTGCCATATATTCTCCTCCTTTCATTTTAGAAAATTATTTTAAAATTCAATCAGCTATTGCTAGTGTTAATAAAATAGATTTTAATAATCTTCATATATAATATTTGTTTATTTTATGATGATTATCCAGATTATTATTTTATTTAGAGATTTTATATTCTAGTTCTTCTCCAATTAACTAATTAATTAGATAAGTTAATCTGTCATTATGTAATAACAGAGTTAGAGGAATTAAACTATCTTAGATAAGTTCAACTACTCTAATTTTTTGTGGTAATATTTAATTATCATTGATTGACCTCTTCTGCCTTAATAAATATCTATACTTACTTTCAGCAGCCTCTAATAGATAAATAGCATGGTCAATTAAATCAGGATCTGATACAGAATTAAAATAACTCCTAGCCTCATCCCACTCTTCTCTGGCCTCTATAATTTTCTCTTCTAAATTATCATTTGATCCTGTAGTGAAATTGGAAAAATTAAAGATTCTACTGATAAGTTCAAAGGGCATTAGATTTTAACCTCCTTTAAAAATAATGGTTGCCTATAGAATGCCCAGTGTATATAAAAAATATTAATAATTATCTTTCAGAACTTAAGTTAGAAGTAATTTATTAAAATAATGCTTTCTATTTTATAATTATAATCAAAATCTCACAGCTAGTTTCAACTAGCTGTGAGATTAATAAAAAATTGAAATTATTAAATTGATAAATATGTAATTAAAAAATATTTAAACTTTAAATTTCTACTTTAATATCTAATTATTTAAGATGATTCTTTAATTTTACTTTATGTGTGTTTCATCGTGACTAATTATCCTTTACATTTGCTTAAAAGGTTATCTTAAAAGCATACTTCTATAAAAAAAGCAGCGGATATAATATCCACTGCTTTAAAAATCAATTATATATAATTATTCTTTTGTAGCTGCAACTTCATCCTTAGCAATTTCTGTTTCAGAAGTTTCTAAAGAATAATCCATTGCCGCATATCGTTGATACATTGTCCAACGACGTTGAGCTTCTTTCTTGTTTAACTCTAATAACTCTTCAGCTTTTTCTGGATTAATCTTATATAATTGTGAATAACGTCTTTCACTCATTAAGAAGTCTTGATATTTATCCCATTGAGGATCCTTACAATCGATTTGGAATGGATTCTTACCTTCTTCAGCTAAAGTAGGATCAAATCTGAATATTGGCCAATATCCACACTCAGTAGCTAATTTAGCTTGAGCTTGAGCATTAGTCAATCCACCCTTAACACCATGGTTGATACATGGAGAGTAAGCAATTACGATTGATGGTCCATTATGAGCTTCAGCCTCTAGCATAGCCTTTAGTACTTGGGCTTGGCTTGCACCATGAGATACTTGAGCTACATATACATGACCATAAGTCATAGCAATTGCAGCTAAGTCTTTCTTCTTACCAGACTTACCAGCAGCTGTAAACTTAGCAATAGAACCAGTTGGAGAAGCTTTAGAAGACTGTCCACCTGTGTTAGAGTAAACCTCTGTATCTACTACTAAGATATTAATATCATCATTACTAGCGATTACATGGTCTAATCCACCATAACCGATGTCATAAGCCCATCCATCTCCACCAATCATCCAGTTAGATTGTTTTACGATGAAGTCTTTAACACCTAAGATTTCCTTAGCTGCTTCACAAGAGGTATTATCTAAAGCCTCAACTAGTTTAGCCTTTAAGTCTTTAGTAATAGCACCACTATTACGATTTTGAATCCATTCACCGAATAACTCTTGTAATTCAGGCTCTACTTGATCCATAGTTTCAGCCATAATACTTTGGATTCTATCACGAGTAGTTTCAGAAGCAACTCTCATACCGTATCCAAATTCAGCATTGTCCTCAAATAATGAGTTTGCCCATGCTGGACCTCTACCATCAGCATCTGTAGTAAATGGAGTTGCTGGGTAAGAACCACCATAGATTGAAGAACATCCAGTTGCATTTGCAATTGTCATTCTATCTCCAAATAATTGAGAAATTAACTTAACATATGGAGTCTCTCCACAGCCAGCACATGCTCCAGAGAATTCAAATAATGGTTTAGCAAATTGAGAACCTTTAACATTAGTTGTCTTTAATAAGTCATCCTTATATGTTACTTCATTGAACATATATTCTGTATATTCTGCTTCTCCAGCTTCAATAGACTCTTTAATTGGTACCATTTCAAGAGCTTTATTACCTCTCATACCTGGACATACATTAGCACAAACTCCACATCCAGTACAGTCTAATGGAGAAACTTGTAGACGATATTGTAATCCATCTAAACCTCTACCCATCGGCTTCTTAGTTACAAGACCTTCAGGAGCATTAGCAACCTCTTCTTTATCCATTAAGAATGGTCTAATTACTGCATGAGGACATACGAAAGCACATTGGTTACACTGAATACAGTTTTCATCAACCCATTTTGGAACAAAGTTAGCGATACCACGTTTTTCATAAGCTGCAGCACCATTAATCATAGTTCCATCTTCATAACCTTCAAATGCTGATACTGGTAATTCGTATCCTTTAATAGCATTGATTGGGTCTGCAATATTCTTAACGAAGTCCGGACGAGTTTCATCTACTTGAGCAGCTTCTTCTGCCTCTAGATTAGCCCAAGCTGGATCAACAGTTACTTCTACTAAACCTTCAGCACCTTTATCGATAGCTTTCCAGTTCATTTCAACAATCTCTTGACCTTTACGTCCATATAACTTTTCAGCATACTCTTTCATTAATTCTTGAGCTTTATCATAAGGCATGATTTGCTCATTTAACTTAAAGAATGCAGATTGCATGATAGTATTAGTACGACGTCCTAATCCTATCTCTTGAGCCAAAGTTACAGCATCAATAATATAGAATTTAGCATCTTTTTCAGCTAATTGTTTTTTAACACTATTAGGCATCTTTTCTACAATTTCATCAGCGCTAGAAACTGTATTTAATAAGAAGGTTCCTCCCTTACGTAAGCCACTTAACATATCATACTTATCTAAGTATGAATCAGTAGAACAGGATACGAAGTTAGGGTTAGATACTAAATAAGTGGATCTAACAGGGTCTTTTCCAAAACGTAAGTTAGAACGAGTTACCCCACCTGATTTCTTAGAGTCATATGCAAAGTATCCTTGTGCATATAAATCAGTATTGTCACCGATAATCTTAATTGTGTTCTTGTTAGCACCAACAGTACCATCAGAACCTAAACCATAGAATAATGCTTCAGTAACATCATCAGCCAATACGTTAACTTCTTCTCCTACTTCTAAAGATAAGTTAGTTACATCATCAACAATACCAATTGTAAAGTTATCTTTAGCTTCTCCTGCTAAGTTATCAAATACAGCAATGATTTGTGCAGGAGTAGTATCTTTTGAAGATAATCCATAACGTCCACCAATGATTAATGGAGCATTCTCTTTACCATAAAATACTGACTTAACATCTAAATACAATGGCTCTCCTGCAGAACCAGGTTCTTTTGTTCTATCTAATACAGCAATTCTTTCAACACTCTCTGGTAAAGCATTGAAGAAATATTTAGCACTAAATGGACGATATAAGTGAACAGTTAATAATCCTACTTTACGACCTTGAGCTACTAAATAGTCAACTGTTTCTTCAATAGTTTCAGTTACAGATCCCATAGCAATAACGATATCAGTTGCATCTTCAGCACCATAATATACAAATGGAGCATAGTCGCGTCCAGTTACTTTAGAGATCTCTTCCATATATTTTGCAGCAATATCAGGAAGTGCATCATAATATTTATTTTGAACTTCTCTAGTTTGGAAGTATACATCATCATTTTGAGCACTACCACGAGTTACAGGATGCTCAGGATTTAATGCATTGTTACGGAATTCTTGAACAGCATCTCTATCTAATAAACGATCATATACTTCATAATCCATTAACTCAACCTTTTGAATCTCGTGAGAAGTACGGAATCCATCAAAGAAGTGTAAGAAAGGAACCTTACCTTCAATTGCAGCCAAGTGAGCTACCCCACCTAAATCCATAACCTCTTGTACTGATCCACTTGCTAACATAGCAAAACCAGTCTGTCTAGCAGCCATTACATCTTGGTGATCACCAAAGATTGATAATGCTTGTGCAGCAATAGATCTAGCAGCTACATGAATAACCCCTGGTAATAATTCACCAGCGATTTTATACATATTAGGAACTTTTAACAGTAACCCTTGAGATGCAGTATATGTAGTAGTTAATGCACCTGCTTGTAAAGAACCGTGTACTGTTGCAGCGGCTCCAGCTTCTGATTGCATTTCTACAACATTTACAGGCATACCAAATAAATTTTTCTTCCCTTGAGAAGCCCATAAGTCAACATACTCAGCCATCGGAGATGATGGTGTAATAGGATAAATACCAGCTACTTCAGTAAATGCATAAGAAGTATATGCAGCAGCTTGATTTCCATCCATAGTTTTCATTTTTTTAGCCAATCTTTCCGCCCCCTTGTTTTATGTTTATGCTACCTTCTAAAATTACATATTTTTAGTATACTACAACTATTAATACTAGTCAAATGTTCTAATTTTCAAAAAACTCTATCAATTATCACAAAATCTTTGTTAAATAATTATCATAAAACTTTTTAAAAAAACCACTTTGAAAGTGGCTTTTTAAATCTCTCTTCTACCTTCTAAGGCTTTTGATAAGGTTACTTCATCAGCATATTCTAAATCCCCACCAACTGGTAAGCCATGAGCTATTCTAGTCACTTTAATCCCTAAAGGTTTTAAGAGCTTAGATATGTACATCGCAGTAGCTTCTCCTTCGACATTAGGGTCAGTAGCTAAGATAACCTCAGAAATATTCTCATCCAATCTTGGAAGCAGACTTTTTATCTTGATATCTTCTGGACCAACTCCATCAATAGGTGAGATAGCCCCATGTAAAACATGATAAACACCCTTGTATTCTCCTGTCTTTTCCATAGCAATAACATCTTTTACCTCTTCTACTACACAAATTAAACTCTTATCCCTTCTGTGTTCACTACATATTTGACAAGGATCATTTTGGGTTAAATTATTACAAATGGAACAATACGATAATTTATTTTTTATTTCAGAAATAGACTTAGCTAAATCTTGAGCATCTTTTTGGTCCATCCCCAAAATATGAAAAGCTAATCTCTGTGCAGTCTTTGGTCCCACTCCTGGTAATTTAGAGAGTTGACCAATTAATTGCGATAAGGGCTGTGCATAGTATCTCATAATTTATTTCCCCTTAAACTTAGAATAGTCCTGGAATATTCATACCACCTGTTAATTTGCCCATCTCTTTTTGAGTCATGTCTTGAACTTTACGCATAGATTCATTAACTGCTGCTAAAATTAAATCCTCTAACATTTCAACATCATCAGGGTCTACTGCATCAGGGTCAATCTTTATTCCAACAATCTCTTGTTGTCCATTAGCTGTTACAGTCACCATTCCACCACCAGCTGATGCTTCAACAGTCTTCTTAGCTAGCTCATCTTGCATCTTTGCCATTTGCCCTTGCATTTTTTGAACTTGTTTCATCATTTTACCCATATCC of the Orenia metallireducens genome contains:
- a CDS encoding 2-oxoacid:acceptor oxidoreductase family protein, with protein sequence MANLIEIRWHGRGGQGSKTASILLGKVAAKTGKNIQAFPEYGPERMGAPVLAYNRISDEPIFVHCQVTEPSIVVVLDPTLLEVVDVTEGVSADGTIVVNTEIEANKIKEKLGFKGGVYTVDAYGISTEEIGAPFPNTPMLGALIKATDLLGFDEFVVEVENEFKKKFAHKPEVVEGNINSMKRAYQEVKQ
- a CDS encoding thiamine pyrophosphate-dependent enzyme, coding for MKLKEAAKTSERFTGGHRLCSGCVAGPVTNLIMRSSKNPAVVGAATGCLEVSSSIYPYSAWKDSFIHNAFENAAATISGVEAAYRSLKKQGKMEEDFDFIAFGGDGGTYDIGFQSLSGAMERGHNMVYVCYDNGAYMNTGIQRSSATPRGANTTTSPAGKVIPGKQQYRKELTDIMADHNIPYVAQISPFKPQKLMKAAQKAFETKGPAFLNVLATCPRGWRSRAEKGIELTKVAADTCVWPMFEIEDGNWKLLYKPREKKPVEEWLRQQGRFKHLFKKGNEHIIEEIQEHTDKRWNYILERCGESQ
- the recR gene encoding recombination mediator RecR, encoding MRYYAQPLSQLIGQLSKLPGVGPKTAQRLAFHILGMDQKDAQDLAKSISEIKNKLSYCSICNNLTQNDPCQICSEHRRDKSLICVVEEVKDVIAMEKTGEYKGVYHVLHGAISPIDGVGPEDIKIKSLLPRLDENISEVILATDPNVEGEATAMYISKLLKPLGIKVTRIAHGLPVGGDLEYADEVTLSKALEGRREI
- a CDS encoding YbaB/EbfC family nucleoid-associated protein encodes the protein MDMGKMMKQVQKMQGQMAKMQDELAKKTVEASAGGGMVTVTANGQQEIVGIKIDPDAVDPDDVEMLEDLILAAVNESMRKVQDMTQKEMGKLTGGMNIPGLF
- a CDS encoding DUF2508 family protein — its product is MPFELISRIFNFSNFTTGSNDNLEEKIIEAREEWDEARSYFNSVSDPDLIDHAIYLLEAAESKYRYLLRQKRSINDN
- a CDS encoding 4Fe-4S binding protein encodes the protein MVKAGDGYKDIPIGGLILDAGNAKDYNTGGWRTKRPVLDKERCINCHLCWAFCPDIAILSEDGVVSDQIDYDHCKGCGICANECPVNAIEMVKE
- the nifJ gene encoding pyruvate:ferredoxin (flavodoxin) oxidoreductase, giving the protein MAKKMKTMDGNQAAAYTSYAFTEVAGIYPITPSSPMAEYVDLWASQGKKNLFGMPVNVVEMQSEAGAAATVHGSLQAGALTTTYTASQGLLLKVPNMYKIAGELLPGVIHVAARSIAAQALSIFGDHQDVMAARQTGFAMLASGSVQEVMDLGGVAHLAAIEGKVPFLHFFDGFRTSHEIQKVELMDYEVYDRLLDRDAVQEFRNNALNPEHPVTRGSAQNDDVYFQTREVQNKYYDALPDIAAKYMEEISKVTGRDYAPFVYYGAEDATDIVIAMGSVTETIEETVDYLVAQGRKVGLLTVHLYRPFSAKYFFNALPESVERIAVLDRTKEPGSAGEPLYLDVKSVFYGKENAPLIIGGRYGLSSKDTTPAQIIAVFDNLAGEAKDNFTIGIVDDVTNLSLEVGEEVNVLADDVTEALFYGLGSDGTVGANKNTIKIIGDNTDLYAQGYFAYDSKKSGGVTRSNLRFGKDPVRSTYLVSNPNFVSCSTDSYLDKYDMLSGLRKGGTFLLNTVSSADEIVEKMPNSVKKQLAEKDAKFYIIDAVTLAQEIGLGRRTNTIMQSAFFKLNEQIMPYDKAQELMKEYAEKLYGRKGQEIVEMNWKAIDKGAEGLVEVTVDPAWANLEAEEAAQVDETRPDFVKNIADPINAIKGYELPVSAFEGYEDGTMINGAAAYEKRGIANFVPKWVDENCIQCNQCAFVCPHAVIRPFLMDKEEVANAPEGLVTKKPMGRGLDGLQYRLQVSPLDCTGCGVCANVCPGMRGNKALEMVPIKESIEAGEAEYTEYMFNEVTYKDDLLKTTNVKGSQFAKPLFEFSGACAGCGETPYVKLISQLFGDRMTIANATGCSSIYGGSYPATPFTTDADGRGPAWANSLFEDNAEFGYGMRVASETTRDRIQSIMAETMDQVEPELQELFGEWIQNRNSGAITKDLKAKLVEALDNTSCEAAKEILGVKDFIVKQSNWMIGGDGWAYDIGYGGLDHVIASNDDINILVVDTEVYSNTGGQSSKASPTGSIAKFTAAGKSGKKKDLAAIAMTYGHVYVAQVSHGASQAQVLKAMLEAEAHNGPSIVIAYSPCINHGVKGGLTNAQAQAKLATECGYWPIFRFDPTLAEEGKNPFQIDCKDPQWDKYQDFLMSERRYSQLYKINPEKAEELLELNKKEAQRRWTMYQRYAAMDYSLETSETEIAKDEVAATKE
- the guaB gene encoding IMP dehydrogenase, yielding MEDKFVKEGLTFDDVLLIPAHSKVLPKEVDTSINLTKNIKLNIPILSAAMDTVTEANMAIAMARQGGLGIIHKNMSVEAQAEEVDKVKRSENGVIVNPFYLSPDNKVYEAEELMSKYHISGVPIVDNEKKLVGILTNRDLLFEEDYNQEIGNVMTSEHLVTAPVGTDLEAAKGILQKHKIEKLPLVDENNILKGLITIKDIEKAEEYPNAAKDKQGRLLCGAAVGIGEGTKERIAALVEAEVDVVIIDTAHGHSQKVIDMVKEVKDRYPELNIVAGNVATAEATKALIEAGADAVKVGIGPGSICTTRVVAGVGVPQITAVYDCAKEAKKYGVPVIADGGIKYSGDVVKALVAGASVVMLGSVLAGTEEAPGEKIIYKGRSYKAYRGMGSIGAMKMGSKDRYFQEDDKKLVPEGIEGRTPYKGDLADTIYQMVGGLRAGMGYCGAATIKDLIQNGKFIKITAAGLRESHPHDVTITKEAPNYSVD
- the porA gene encoding pyruvate ferredoxin oxidoreductase; this translates as MSSKVALTGNEALAQAMRQINPDVVAAYPITPQTAMVQTFSQFVADGEVDTEYVTVESEHSAMSATVGASAAGSRAMTATAANGLALMWEVLYIASGTRLPIVMPVVNRALSGPINIHCDHSDAMGARDSGWIQLYAENAQEAYDNAIQAIRISEHKDVMLPTMVNLDGFITSHAVESLEILADEDVKEFVGEYHPENYLLNVDNPIAIGPLDLQDFYFEHKMQQAVAMGNAKQVILDVAKEYKGLSGREYGFFEAYKLDDAEVAIVALNSTAGTAKAAVNNLREAGVKAGLLKIRVYRPFPAEEIAEVLKDMKAVAVLDRAESFSTNGGPVFADIRSVLYDIKANVEVVNYIYGLGGRDIKVEEIESIYNDLLEIIETGQVENRITHFGVRQ